Proteins encoded together in one Mycobacterium sp. MS1601 window:
- the pks2 gene encoding sulfolipid-1 biosynthesis phthioceranic/hydroxyphthioceranic acid synthase, which translates to MACRLPGGIDSPQRFWEALLRGENHVTKVPLDRWDAEEYYDPEPGVPGRSVSKWGAFLDDIAGFDADFFGISEREATAIDPQHRLLMETAWEAVEHAGIDPATLSEQRAGVFVGMTHGDYQLLAADAHAVEGPYGFTGNNFSLASGRIAYHLGVHGPAYTVDSACSSSLLAVHMACRSLHDGESDLGLAGGVSVMLEPRKMASGSAQGMLSPTGQCHAFDVDADGFVSGEASVMFLLKRLDDAQRDGDRILGIIRGTASNQDGHTVNIATPSRRAQTAVYRAALRSGGIDPTSVRMIEAHGTGTPVGDPIEYAGLADVYGTAGPVALGSVKTNFGHGQSASGAIGLMKALLSLQHGLVPQNLHFNKLPDEMAAISTQMFIPQATVPFPESDGPRRAAVSAYGLSGTNVHAVLEQAPDEQGPREVSGESHTGRTGALLFPLSATSAEELRRTAGRLAEWVSERARGNARATDLELEDLAYTLARRRSHRAVRTAVLAADHEELIKALREVADGDTPYQPVVAKDARGPVWVFSGHGSQWAGMGTAALATEPVFAAIIAELEPLIQRESGFSITEAMTAEEKVSGMDRTQPTIFAMQVAMAETMKSYGVLPGAVIGHSMGEAAAAVVSGALSLEDGVKVICRRSKLMASISGSGAMASVELPAKQVLSELAARGVRDVVLAVVSSPQSTVVGGAKDSVRELVEHWESRGVMAREVAVEVASHSPEVDSILDELTESLEDLEPMEPTVPYYSATLYDPRDPADYDAYYWADNLRHTVRFSAAVQAALEDGFRVFGELSPHPLLTYAVEQTGRGLDMQLAAVAGLRREQELPSGLRGFLADLHAAGAAVDFSTQYPDGRLVDAPLPTWTKVPLILTRDASEQAAGGNTVAVHPLLGAHVRLPEEPERHVWQADIGTATQPWLGDHQVHNVGALPGAAYCEMALAAARTVLGEDTEVDDITFEQMLLLEDETPVSVVAEVKAPGVVDLVIETYAEGEQVRRASATLRTAVVDEPESYDIDTLLTAHPQRFEGADMRDWYAERGIQYGPAFAGLVAANTAENDSSATVLAEVSLPGSIRSQQGAYGIHPALLDACFQAVGAHPDLHSDTTGTLMLPLGVRSLRAHASTRNAHYCYVTITSATATAVEADVEVLDEHGAVLLTVGGLRLGTGVSATGRADRILNERLLTIDWRRQELPDAEGAEAGSWLVIGLAADAENTAVELAAELTGNGAKATTLIWSDDAAAVLRDKLSAEPHNGVVLVAGAAGETATSAVRGAEYVRTAVHIARELPEIAGEPARLFVLTRNAQTVLGEDVTNLDQAGLRGLMRVLSMEQPGLRATQIDVDDATEAASVVTQLLSGSEEDETAWRDDEFYAARLNLTPLQAEERLTTVVNNETDGVRLQIRVPGDLQSLELAAFDRVAPGPGQIEVSVAASNLNFADVLVAYGRYPSFEGRLPQLGADFAGVVTAVGPGVTDHKIGDRVAGISLNGAWSTFVTCDASLAVTLPDSVPAGRAAAVPSAHATAWYGLHDLARISSTDKVLIHSATGGVGQAAVAIAKAAGAQIFATAGTPEKRKLLGQWGIEHVYDSRSLDFAEQIRTDTDGYGVDIVLNSLPGAAQRAGLELLTFGGRFVEIGKRDIYGDTKMGLFPFRRNLSFYAVDLALLTLTNPGHTRRLMQTVFDKIADGTLPMPETTHFPLADGATAIRVMGAAEHTGKLVLDVPHAGSSSAVVPPENATVFRGDGAYVITGGLGGLGLFLAEKMADSGAGRIVLNGRSEPSADAQEVIDRIRRGGTEVEVTRGDIADAETARRLVEAATATGMPLRGVLHGAAVVEDATLANITDALIDRDWAPKVKGAWNLHEAVKGSELDWFCSFSSAAAMVGSPGQGAYAAANSWLDGFTRWRHSQGLPASVIAWGAWAEIGKGQALAEGGAEGGAMAIAPEDGAYAFDQLLRHNRTYTGYAPVAGTPWLAAFAQTSKFAESFASIGKNPSGTSAFLSELHELPLEEWPARLRRLISDQIGLVLRRSVDPDRPLAEYGLDSLGILEVRTKIETETGVRIGSTDITTVRGLAERLYDELAADQASADTVSAAK; encoded by the coding sequence ATGGCGTGCCGGCTGCCGGGTGGGATCGACTCGCCGCAGCGGTTCTGGGAAGCGCTGTTGCGTGGCGAGAACCATGTCACCAAGGTCCCGCTGGACCGGTGGGATGCCGAGGAGTATTACGACCCCGAGCCGGGCGTGCCTGGTCGGTCCGTGTCCAAATGGGGCGCCTTCCTCGACGACATCGCCGGATTCGACGCCGACTTCTTCGGCATCAGCGAGCGTGAAGCCACCGCCATCGACCCCCAGCACCGCCTCCTCATGGAGACCGCCTGGGAGGCCGTCGAGCACGCGGGTATCGACCCGGCGACGCTGAGTGAGCAACGGGCCGGCGTCTTCGTCGGAATGACTCACGGCGACTACCAACTCCTTGCTGCCGACGCTCATGCGGTTGAGGGGCCGTACGGATTCACCGGCAACAACTTCAGCCTCGCCTCCGGCCGCATCGCCTATCACCTCGGTGTGCACGGCCCGGCCTACACCGTGGACTCCGCCTGCTCGTCGAGCCTGCTGGCCGTCCACATGGCCTGCCGCAGCCTGCATGACGGCGAGAGCGACCTGGGCCTGGCCGGCGGCGTCTCGGTCATGCTCGAACCGCGCAAGATGGCCTCCGGCTCCGCGCAGGGCATGCTCTCGCCCACCGGCCAGTGCCACGCGTTCGACGTCGACGCCGACGGCTTCGTCTCCGGCGAGGCCAGTGTGATGTTCCTGCTCAAGCGGCTCGACGACGCCCAGCGCGACGGCGACCGCATCCTCGGCATCATCCGCGGTACGGCCAGCAACCAGGACGGCCACACCGTCAACATCGCCACCCCGTCGCGCCGCGCGCAGACGGCTGTTTACCGGGCAGCGCTGCGCTCCGGCGGCATCGACCCCACCAGCGTCCGGATGATCGAGGCGCACGGCACCGGCACTCCGGTGGGCGACCCCATCGAATACGCCGGCCTCGCCGACGTCTACGGCACCGCCGGCCCGGTGGCACTCGGTTCGGTCAAGACCAACTTCGGGCACGGCCAGTCCGCCTCCGGAGCCATCGGCCTGATGAAGGCCCTGCTGTCCCTGCAGCACGGCCTGGTTCCGCAGAACCTGCACTTCAACAAGCTGCCCGACGAGATGGCGGCGATCAGCACCCAGATGTTCATTCCGCAGGCCACCGTGCCCTTCCCGGAGAGCGACGGCCCCCGCCGCGCCGCGGTGTCGGCCTACGGTCTGTCCGGCACCAACGTGCACGCCGTGCTGGAGCAGGCGCCCGACGAGCAGGGCCCGCGTGAGGTGTCCGGCGAGAGTCACACCGGCCGCACCGGCGCGCTGCTGTTCCCGCTCTCGGCCACCTCTGCCGAGGAACTCCGTCGCACCGCGGGCCGCCTGGCCGAGTGGGTCTCCGAGCGAGCCCGCGGCAATGCGCGCGCCACCGACCTCGAACTCGAGGACCTGGCCTACACACTGGCCCGCCGACGCTCGCACCGCGCAGTGCGCACCGCGGTGCTGGCCGCCGATCACGAGGAACTGATCAAGGCGCTGCGTGAGGTCGCCGACGGTGACACCCCGTACCAGCCGGTCGTCGCCAAGGACGCGCGCGGCCCGGTGTGGGTGTTCTCCGGGCACGGATCGCAGTGGGCAGGCATGGGCACTGCCGCGCTGGCCACCGAGCCGGTGTTCGCCGCCATCATCGCCGAACTCGAACCGCTGATCCAGCGCGAATCGGGCTTCTCCATCACCGAGGCCATGACGGCCGAGGAGAAGGTCTCGGGCATGGACCGCACCCAGCCCACGATCTTCGCCATGCAGGTGGCGATGGCCGAGACCATGAAGTCCTACGGAGTCCTGCCGGGCGCGGTGATCGGCCACTCCATGGGCGAAGCCGCCGCGGCCGTGGTCTCCGGCGCGCTGTCGCTCGAGGACGGCGTGAAGGTGATCTGCCGTCGCTCCAAGCTGATGGCCAGCATTTCCGGTTCCGGCGCCATGGCGTCGGTGGAACTGCCCGCCAAGCAGGTGCTCTCCGAGCTGGCTGCCCGCGGTGTCCGCGACGTCGTGCTGGCCGTGGTGTCCTCGCCGCAGTCCACTGTCGTCGGCGGCGCCAAGGACTCCGTCCGCGAACTGGTCGAACACTGGGAATCCCGCGGCGTGATGGCCCGCGAGGTGGCCGTCGAGGTGGCCTCGCACTCACCCGAGGTCGACTCGATCCTCGATGAACTCACCGAGTCGCTCGAGGACCTCGAGCCGATGGAGCCGACGGTTCCCTACTACTCGGCCACCCTGTACGACCCCCGTGACCCGGCCGACTACGACGCCTACTACTGGGCCGACAACCTGCGCCACACCGTGCGGTTCTCCGCCGCGGTGCAGGCTGCGCTCGAGGACGGGTTCCGGGTGTTCGGCGAGCTGTCGCCGCATCCGCTGCTGACCTACGCCGTGGAGCAGACCGGCCGCGGCCTGGACATGCAACTGGCGGCCGTGGCCGGCCTACGCCGCGAACAAGAGCTGCCCAGCGGCCTGCGCGGTTTCCTGGCCGACCTCCACGCCGCGGGCGCGGCGGTGGACTTCTCCACCCAGTACCCGGACGGTCGGCTGGTCGACGCTCCGCTGCCCACCTGGACCAAGGTGCCGCTGATCCTGACCCGCGATGCCTCCGAGCAGGCCGCCGGCGGCAACACCGTCGCCGTGCACCCGCTGCTGGGCGCGCACGTGCGGTTGCCTGAAGAACCCGAGCGGCACGTGTGGCAGGCCGACATCGGCACCGCCACCCAGCCATGGCTGGGGGATCACCAGGTGCACAACGTCGGCGCTCTGCCGGGCGCGGCGTACTGCGAGATGGCTCTGGCCGCAGCCCGCACGGTGCTCGGCGAGGACACCGAGGTCGACGACATCACCTTCGAGCAGATGCTGTTGCTCGAAGACGAGACCCCGGTGTCGGTGGTGGCCGAGGTCAAGGCGCCCGGCGTGGTGGATCTGGTGATCGAGACCTACGCCGAAGGCGAGCAGGTCCGCCGTGCGTCGGCGACCCTGCGCACCGCGGTGGTCGACGAGCCCGAGTCCTACGACATCGACACGCTGCTGACCGCCCACCCGCAGCGCTTCGAAGGTGCCGACATGCGGGACTGGTACGCCGAGCGCGGCATCCAGTACGGCCCGGCGTTCGCTGGTCTGGTGGCCGCCAACACCGCTGAAAATGACTCCAGCGCAACGGTTCTCGCCGAGGTATCGCTGCCGGGCTCCATCCGGTCGCAACAGGGTGCCTACGGCATCCACCCGGCCCTGCTGGACGCCTGCTTCCAGGCTGTCGGTGCGCATCCGGATCTGCATTCCGACACCACCGGCACCTTGATGCTGCCGCTCGGGGTGCGCTCGCTGCGGGCGCACGCGTCGACCCGGAACGCGCACTACTGCTACGTGACGATCACCAGCGCCACCGCCACCGCGGTGGAAGCCGACGTCGAGGTGCTCGACGAGCACGGCGCGGTGCTGCTGACCGTGGGTGGGCTGCGCCTGGGCACCGGTGTCTCCGCGACCGGCCGGGCTGACCGCATCCTCAACGAGCGACTGCTCACCATCGACTGGCGTCGCCAGGAACTGCCCGACGCAGAAGGCGCCGAGGCAGGCAGCTGGCTGGTGATCGGTCTGGCCGCCGATGCCGAGAACACGGCCGTGGAACTGGCCGCTGAGCTCACCGGCAACGGCGCCAAGGCCACCACACTCATCTGGTCCGACGATGCTGCTGCCGTCCTGCGGGACAAGCTGTCTGCCGAACCGCACAACGGTGTGGTGCTGGTGGCCGGGGCCGCGGGGGAGACCGCCACCTCGGCGGTCCGGGGCGCCGAGTACGTGCGCACCGCAGTGCACATCGCCCGCGAACTGCCCGAGATCGCCGGCGAGCCGGCCCGGTTGTTCGTCCTGACCCGCAACGCACAGACGGTGCTGGGCGAAGACGTCACCAACCTCGATCAGGCGGGCCTGCGTGGACTCATGCGGGTGCTCAGCATGGAGCAGCCGGGGCTGCGTGCCACCCAGATCGACGTCGACGACGCCACGGAGGCCGCGTCCGTCGTCACCCAGCTGCTGTCCGGCTCCGAAGAGGACGAAACGGCCTGGCGCGACGACGAGTTCTACGCGGCCCGGCTCAACCTCACGCCGCTGCAGGCCGAGGAGCGCCTGACCACCGTCGTCAACAACGAGACCGACGGTGTGCGTCTGCAGATCCGCGTCCCGGGTGACCTGCAGTCACTGGAGCTGGCGGCCTTCGACCGGGTTGCCCCCGGACCGGGACAGATCGAGGTCTCGGTCGCGGCGTCGAACCTGAACTTCGCCGACGTGCTGGTGGCCTACGGCCGCTACCCGTCCTTCGAGGGCCGGTTGCCGCAACTGGGTGCCGACTTCGCCGGCGTCGTCACCGCCGTCGGCCCCGGCGTCACCGACCACAAGATCGGCGACCGCGTGGCGGGCATCTCGCTCAACGGTGCCTGGAGCACGTTTGTCACCTGCGACGCCAGCCTGGCGGTCACCCTGCCGGACTCGGTTCCCGCCGGACGGGCCGCAGCGGTGCCCAGCGCGCACGCCACCGCCTGGTACGGCCTGCATGACCTGGCCCGTATCTCGTCCACGGACAAGGTGCTGATCCACTCGGCCACCGGCGGTGTCGGTCAGGCCGCCGTGGCCATCGCCAAGGCCGCAGGTGCGCAGATCTTCGCCACCGCCGGCACGCCGGAGAAGCGGAAGCTGTTGGGCCAGTGGGGAATCGAGCATGTCTACGATTCGCGCAGCCTGGACTTCGCCGAGCAGATCCGCACCGACACCGACGGCTACGGTGTGGACATCGTGCTGAACTCGCTGCCCGGTGCCGCCCAGCGCGCCGGCTTGGAGCTGCTGACCTTCGGTGGCCGTTTTGTCGAGATCGGCAAGCGCGACATCTACGGCGACACCAAGATGGGCCTGTTCCCGTTCCGTCGCAACCTGTCGTTCTACGCGGTGGACCTGGCGCTGCTGACGCTGACCAACCCGGGCCACACCCGGCGGCTGATGCAGACGGTGTTCGACAAGATCGCCGACGGCACTCTGCCGATGCCGGAGACCACCCACTTCCCGCTGGCCGACGGCGCCACCGCCATCCGCGTGATGGGTGCCGCCGAGCACACCGGCAAGCTGGTGCTCGACGTGCCGCACGCCGGTTCCAGCAGTGCTGTGGTGCCGCCGGAGAATGCCACCGTGTTTCGTGGCGACGGCGCCTACGTCATCACCGGCGGACTCGGCGGCCTGGGGTTGTTCCTGGCCGAGAAGATGGCCGACAGTGGTGCCGGGCGGATCGTGCTCAACGGCCGTTCGGAGCCCAGCGCCGACGCCCAGGAGGTCATCGACCGGATCCGCCGTGGCGGTACCGAGGTTGAGGTCACCCGCGGTGACATCGCCGACGCGGAGACCGCCCGTCGTCTGGTGGAGGCCGCCACCGCCACCGGCATGCCGTTGCGTGGTGTGCTGCACGGTGCCGCGGTGGTGGAGGACGCCACACTGGCCAACATCACCGACGCGCTGATCGACCGCGATTGGGCCCCGAAGGTCAAGGGCGCCTGGAACCTGCACGAGGCCGTCAAGGGATCCGAGCTGGACTGGTTCTGTTCCTTCTCCTCGGCGGCGGCCATGGTCGGCTCGCCCGGCCAGGGTGCTTATGCGGCGGCCAACAGCTGGCTCGACGGGTTCACCCGCTGGCGGCACTCCCAGGGTCTGCCCGCCAGCGTCATCGCCTGGGGTGCCTGGGCCGAGATCGGCAAGGGTCAGGCGCTGGCCGAAGGTGGCGCCGAGGGCGGCGCCATGGCGATCGCCCCCGAAGACGGCGCCTACGCCTTCGATCAGCTGCTGCGGCACAACCGCACCTACACCGGGTACGCCCCGGTGGCGGGCACACCGTGGCTGGCCGCGTTCGCGCAGACCAGCAAGTTCGCGGAGTCCTTCGCCTCCATCGGCAAGAACCCGTCGGGCACCAGTGCGTTCTTGAGTGAGCTGCACGAACTGCCGCTCGAGGAATGGCCCGCCCGTCTGCGGCGCCTGATCTCCGATCAGATCGGCCTGGTGCTCCGCCGCTCGGTGGATCCGGACCGGCCGCTGGCCGAGTACGGCCTCGATTCGCTGGGGATCCTCGAGGTCCGCACCAAGATCGAGACCGAGACCGGGGTGCGTATCGGCTCCACGGACATCACCACGGTCCGGGGTCTGGCCGAGCGGCTCTACGACGAGCTGGCCGCCGATCAGGCTTCGGCCGATACAGTGTCGGCGGCGAAGTAA